In Isosphaera pallida ATCC 43644, the sequence TGGTCCCAGCCGACGTCGCCGCCCACTTCAACGACGTGCCACCCCGCCTCCACCCCGCCTCCCGAATCGCCGCGATTCTCGCGGTGACGCTGGCGATTGGCGCGACGGCTTGGCAATCGATCCGTTCACCGGTCTTCGGACGCGACGGCATCCGCTACGTCGCCCAAGCGCGATCGATCGCCGCGGGGGACTGGTCGATTCTGGCCAAAGGGATCGACCACCCGGGACATCCTCTGGCCATCGCCGTCGCCCATTTGCTACGCAACGCGGGTGACTCGCCCGAGAGTTGGCAGCGCTCGGCCCGTTGGGCGTCGCTGGCGGCCGCGTTCTGGCTTTGGCCCTCGTTTTGGGCGTTCGCGGCAGTCTCGTTCGGCCACCGGGCCGCGACCCTCTCTTGCCTTCTAGCCGCTTTGGCCGCCCCTCTTGCTCCCAAACTGGTGGGGGACGGCCTGAGCGAATCGTGGCTGTTGGCCCTGGCGTTGACCGGGTTCGCTGCGATCGCGCAGTTTCTCAAGGCCGGCAGTCTGCCTTGGTTGGTCGTCGGGTTGACCGCCGCGGGTGGAGCCTATCTGGTACGCCCAGAGGGGATGCTGATTCCTCTGGCCCTGGCCCTCACCTTGATGACATCCCTCCTGATCCGCTCGGGCCGACGCAACCTCCCATACAGCCAACTGCGCGTGGCGCTCGTGGTGTTGGTGGCTCTGCCTATGTTGATCTGCGGTCCGCTCATCATCCTCAAAGGCGGAATCGGCACCAAGATGTCGATCGGTCGGTTGGTGGGAACCACCGCTCCGGCCTCGCCTTGGGCCATCGAACGCCATCGACCACTTGACCCCGACGAACCAGCTTGGAAGATTTGGGGTTTAGCGGCTAAAGATATGTTTCAATCCTTTCGTGAAGTGACGCCTGGTCCTCTGGTGGCGCTTGCAGCTCTGGCCGGCGTCGGCATCCTCAGGGGAGGTTCTCGACGGGGGCTTGATCATCTTTTCGGCGCGATCGCTTTGGCGCTTTCGGCGTTGGCTCTAATCCGTCTCAATGCCGTGGCGGGGTATTGCGAGCCGCGTCACACCGTGTTGCCCGCCTTGCTGACGTTGGCGGCCTCGGGACGAGGTCTGGAGATGCTAGCGCGCGGGTTCGCCGCTCGCTTAACCCGTTCGAACCGCCGTACCGACGTCGTCGCGTTGGTGGTAGTATGCCTGATTCTCATGGGGTTAACTTTGCGCGCCTGGCCCGAGACCTGCCGGCGGTTCCATGAGGATTTGCTGGGCTATCGCCAAGCGGGCGAGTGGTTGGCCGAGCGAGTCGCTCCTGGTGAAACGACCCTAGACTTGACCGGCATCGCATTGTTCTTTGGCGGCTTGCCCGGCGACGACGCGGCTACTTTCCAACAAGGGTTGGAAAATCCCCACGCCCGTTGGTTGGTCGCCCGACCTTCGCACGTCGAAGGACCGTGGCCTTATTGCGCGGCGATTCGTCAACGTCTTGAAGGACGCCGTCCCGTCGCCTCGTTCCCGCTCGGGTCAGTCTCGGCCCGCGACTCGGACACCAACCCACCGCCTCAATCTCGGCGTCGCCGTCATCGTCGGGTCGAGCCCTCACGGGTCGATGTGTACGACTTAATGACGCCGCCCTCGACAGCTGAACCAGGACGGGGCAGCGCGATGGCCGAACGTCCCGACTTGTTCCGACTCGTCAAGTGAAGCTGATGTGCATAAAAAAGTTGTGACGGTTTCATTGTTTGGATATCGTGGAGGAGGTCGCCAGCTTGGTGAGATCGCCGCCCCGAAGCGCCGCGTCGATCAATTCAGGCAGACGATTGGGGGTGCAGCCAAAGCAGGGAATCTTCAACGCCGAGAGCTTGCGAGCCAGTCGCTCATCGTAGCTGGGAACGCCGGAATCCGACAACGCGAGCAAACAAATCACCTTGACACCGGACGCGACCATTTCGCCCAGACGACGGACCAGTTGCGCTTCGTTGCCGCCTTCAAAGAGATCAGTGATGAGCAGAAGGATGGTTTTCTTGGGTTCGTTGATGAACTGCTCGCAATAGGCGACCGACTTGTTGATGTTGGTCCCGCCGCCGAGTTGGACGCCGAAGAGCATCTCCACCGGGTCGTTGCCGCATTGCTCGGTGAGATCGACCACCTCGGTGTCGAAGGCGATCACATGGGTGTCGAGCGCTGGCAAACTGGCGAAGATCGAGCCAGTGACCGCGCCGTACACCACTGAGTCGGCCATCGAGCCGCTTTGGTCCATATCGACGATCACGGTCCAGGCGTTGGACTTCCGAGCGCGCGAATAGAAGTAGACTCGTTCGGGGATGATGGTGGCGAGGTCGGGGTTGTAGTTCTTGAGGTTGCGGCCAATCGTCCATTTCCAGTCGATCGCCGAGGCGCTGGGCATGGGAGTGTGTTCCTTGCGGTTGAGCGCGCCCATGACCGCTTGACGGATCGACTGCTCGAACTTTTTCTTGATCTCCTCGACGACCGCGCGGACGACCATGCGGGCGGTCTCTTTGGAGCGTTCGGGGATGCGTCCCCTCAGCGACATGAGGGTGCCGACGAGTTGGACGTTCGGCTGCACGCTTTTGAGCATTTCGGGTTCAAATAGCAGTTGCTTGAGTCCCTTGCGTTCAATGGCGTCGGCCTGAATGACCGAGACGACATCCTCCTTGAAGTAGGCGCGAATGTCGCCCAACCACTTGGCCAAGCGGGGGGCCGAGCCGCCTAGACCGGCGGAACGTTGGCCCGAGCCGGATTCGAGATCGCCGGTTTCGTCGTAAATCGCACTGAGCGCCTGGTCCATCTCGGCGTCCATCCCGCTCAGACACGCGCCTGGACCCATTGCTTCCAGCGATGCTTGCGACTCCTTGCCCAGAATCAAACGCCAGCGACGCAGTTGTTCGGGATCGAACAACGATGAGGATGAGGTAGCCATGAGTGCGACCTGGTGGCTCAAGGGATTGGGGAAGCGTTGGGGAGGACACGCGCTGGAGGCTCAAAGGTCGTCAAAGTCGAGTTCGTTGAGTTCGGAGAGGGCTTGTTGCTCGGCTTCGGTCAGGGGAGTTTCCAGCGTTTCG encodes:
- a CDS encoding glycosyltransferase family 39 protein: MVPADVAAHFNDVPPRLHPASRIAAILAVTLAIGATAWQSIRSPVFGRDGIRYVAQARSIAAGDWSILAKGIDHPGHPLAIAVAHLLRNAGDSPESWQRSARWASLAAAFWLWPSFWAFAAVSFGHRAATLSCLLAALAAPLAPKLVGDGLSESWLLALALTGFAAIAQFLKAGSLPWLVVGLTAAGGAYLVRPEGMLIPLALALTLMTSLLIRSGRRNLPYSQLRVALVVLVALPMLICGPLIILKGGIGTKMSIGRLVGTTAPASPWAIERHRPLDPDEPAWKIWGLAAKDMFQSFREVTPGPLVALAALAGVGILRGGSRRGLDHLFGAIALALSALALIRLNAVAGYCEPRHTVLPALLTLAASGRGLEMLARGFAARLTRSNRRTDVVALVVVCLILMGLTLRAWPETCRRFHEDLLGYRQAGEWLAERVAPGETTLDLTGIALFFGGLPGDDAATFQQGLENPHARWLVARPSHVEGPWPYCAAIRQRLEGRRPVASFPLGSVSARDSDTNPPPQSRRRRHRRVEPSRVDVYDLMTPPSTAEPGRGSAMAERPDLFRLVK
- a CDS encoding VWA domain-containing protein, with protein sequence MATSSSSLFDPEQLRRWRLILGKESQASLEAMGPGACLSGMDAEMDQALSAIYDETGDLESGSGQRSAGLGGSAPRLAKWLGDIRAYFKEDVVSVIQADAIERKGLKQLLFEPEMLKSVQPNVQLVGTLMSLRGRIPERSKETARMVVRAVVEEIKKKFEQSIRQAVMGALNRKEHTPMPSASAIDWKWTIGRNLKNYNPDLATIIPERVYFYSRARKSNAWTVIVDMDQSGSMADSVVYGAVTGSIFASLPALDTHVIAFDTEVVDLTEQCGNDPVEMLFGVQLGGGTNINKSVAYCEQFINEPKKTILLLITDLFEGGNEAQLVRRLGEMVASGVKVICLLALSDSGVPSYDERLARKLSALKIPCFGCTPNRLPELIDAALRGGDLTKLATSSTISKQ